In Edaphobacter dinghuensis, a genomic segment contains:
- a CDS encoding carbohydrate kinase family protein, which yields MRKSSKVDLVGVGLNATDTVIPLADYPTRGSKVEFSAADVMPGGQVASTVVACQLWGMSTRYIGSLGDDSAATLHHNAFADAGVETQIITVSECASRQSLILVDGGGERTVLWRKDERLDLRPELLDREWVVNARALHVDGYDTATATLAAGWAREAGIPVIADLDELYPGVEQLLEKIDYLIVSRDFPCRLMKEPRLETALRMMQRRYGCRLTAATLGQDGVLAWDGSQFHYTSAYRVPVVDTTGAGDTFHAGFIYGLLQEWPLDRQLDFACAAAALNCMAVGARGGIRSVETIEELMATGSHYPNASHASIVMEEQVAVAAFSSVRAGSHE from the coding sequence ATGAGGAAGTCGTCGAAGGTTGACCTGGTTGGCGTGGGATTGAACGCGACCGATACCGTTATTCCGCTTGCGGACTATCCGACGCGCGGCTCCAAGGTTGAGTTCAGCGCGGCGGATGTGATGCCGGGGGGACAGGTCGCGAGCACCGTGGTTGCCTGCCAGCTCTGGGGGATGAGCACACGGTACATCGGCAGCCTTGGCGACGATAGCGCTGCGACGCTTCATCACAATGCTTTTGCTGATGCGGGAGTAGAGACTCAGATCATTACGGTTTCAGAGTGCGCCAGTCGGCAGTCGCTGATTCTGGTCGATGGCGGCGGCGAGCGGACGGTGCTTTGGCGGAAGGACGAGCGGCTGGACCTGCGGCCGGAGCTGCTGGACCGCGAGTGGGTTGTGAATGCGCGGGCACTTCACGTAGACGGCTACGACACGGCCACGGCGACGCTGGCGGCAGGATGGGCGCGTGAGGCCGGCATTCCGGTCATCGCCGATCTTGATGAGCTGTATCCCGGAGTGGAGCAACTGCTCGAGAAGATCGACTACCTTATTGTCAGCCGCGACTTTCCCTGCCGATTGATGAAGGAGCCCAGACTTGAGACGGCGCTGCGCATGATGCAACGACGCTATGGCTGCCGGTTGACGGCGGCGACCCTTGGACAGGATGGCGTGCTGGCGTGGGACGGCAGCCAGTTTCACTACACCTCGGCGTACAGGGTGCCGGTGGTCGATACGACCGGCGCAGGAGATACCTTTCACGCAGGATTTATCTACGGACTACTGCAGGAGTGGCCGCTGGACCGACAGCTCGATTTTGCCTGTGCCGCAGCAGCGTTGAATTGTATGGCGGTCGGGGCAAGGGGTGGAATCCGCTCGGTCGAGACCATTGAAGAGCTAATGGCTACCGGCAGCCACTATCCGAATGCGAGCCATGCGTCGATTGTGATGGAGGAGCAGGTCGCAGTCGCCGCTTTCAGCAGCGTTCGCGCAGGTTCTCACGAGTAG
- a CDS encoding uroporphyrinogen-III synthase, whose protein sequence is MADWPIFGDSADWAHPGRSTTIAEKMLALQNKRILVTRTRTQASDLAVRLEALGATPILIPTIEIIPPETYTPLDTALAQLENYDWLLFTSANAVEVFHQRRQNLDPLQKAGAPRPDLGTWVSGSHRYPKIAVIGPATTRAVQGIGLAVDLIPPKYIAESLAEVLVPQVSDKRILFIRAAEARDVLPEALTAAGATVTIAEAYRNRIPPESIPALQQLFVTPANYPDAITFTSASTVRNLIALLEAATLTLPAETALASIGPVTSRALRDLGHEPTIEAPAATIDALIQSLIGHFTLAG, encoded by the coding sequence ATGGCTGATTGGCCGATCTTCGGCGATTCAGCGGATTGGGCGCATCCTGGCCGCTCCACTACAATCGCTGAAAAGATGCTCGCTCTGCAAAACAAACGCATCCTCGTCACCCGCACCCGTACCCAGGCCTCCGATCTCGCCGTCCGGCTTGAGGCCCTCGGCGCGACTCCTATCCTTATACCCACCATCGAGATCATCCCTCCAGAAACCTACACCCCCCTCGATACAGCACTAGCGCAGCTCGAAAACTACGATTGGCTGCTCTTCACCAGCGCCAATGCCGTTGAAGTCTTCCACCAGCGCCGTCAAAATCTCGACCCACTCCAAAAAGCGGGTGCCCCACGTCCCGATCTCGGGACGTGGGTTTCCGGAAGCCATCGATATCCAAAGATCGCCGTCATCGGCCCAGCGACCACGCGGGCAGTGCAGGGAATCGGCCTTGCCGTCGATCTCATCCCTCCAAAGTACATCGCCGAGTCGCTCGCCGAAGTACTCGTCCCTCAAGTCTCGGACAAGCGCATCCTGTTCATCCGTGCAGCCGAGGCCCGCGACGTTCTCCCCGAGGCTCTCACCGCCGCAGGAGCCACCGTCACCATAGCCGAGGCCTATCGCAACCGGATTCCCCCCGAATCCATCCCCGCGCTCCAGCAGCTCTTCGTCACGCCCGCCAACTACCCCGACGCCATCACCTTTACCAGCGCCTCCACCGTCCGCAACCTCATAGCCCTGCTCGAAGCCGCTACTCTCACCCTCCCCGCCGAGACAGCACTCGCATCCATCGGCCCGGTCACGAGCCGCGCCCTCCGCGACCTCGGCCACGAACCCACCATCGAAGCTCCCGCCGCGACTATCGACGCCCTGATTCAATCCCTGATAGGCCACTTCACCTTAGCAGGCTAG
- the nth gene encoding endonuclease III translates to MARTKVAGTKVTTIVKPVQQSPVGKKTRAIAATEPASAKKKTGKTANPLAPARVAAILDVLAKTYPGVVCALNHRNAWELTVATILSAQCTDVRVNLVTPALFKAFPTPKAMAAASLPELEELIRTTGFFRNKAKSIKGAATAVVEEFGGKVPQTMEELLRLPGVARKTANVVLGSWFNIAVGVVVDTHVMRLTHRLELTKETAPEKVEQDMMKIIPQDHWIAFSHELIHHGRQICVARKPRCADCTLEKLCNSSDKTWTSH, encoded by the coding sequence ATGGCTCGGACTAAAGTGGCTGGGACTAAGGTGACAACGATAGTGAAGCCGGTGCAGCAATCGCCCGTGGGCAAGAAGACGCGAGCGATTGCTGCTACCGAGCCTGCTTCTGCGAAGAAAAAAACTGGCAAGACGGCAAATCCGCTGGCTCCGGCGCGGGTCGCGGCGATTCTGGATGTGCTGGCTAAGACTTATCCCGGCGTGGTCTGCGCGCTGAATCATCGCAACGCGTGGGAGCTGACGGTTGCCACGATTTTGTCCGCACAATGTACGGATGTGCGGGTGAATCTGGTGACGCCTGCGTTATTCAAGGCGTTCCCTACCCCGAAGGCGATGGCGGCTGCTTCGTTGCCGGAGCTGGAGGAGTTGATTCGTACCACCGGATTCTTTCGCAATAAGGCGAAGTCAATTAAGGGTGCGGCTACTGCCGTTGTTGAGGAGTTTGGGGGCAAGGTTCCACAGACGATGGAAGAGTTGCTGCGTCTGCCCGGTGTGGCGCGGAAGACAGCGAATGTAGTGCTCGGGTCATGGTTTAATATTGCCGTCGGAGTTGTTGTAGATACGCATGTTATGCGCCTGACACATCGGCTTGAATTGACCAAGGAGACTGCGCCCGAAAAGGTGGAACAGGACATGATGAAGATCATTCCTCAGGACCACTGGATCGCCTTTTCGCATGAGCTGATCCATCATGGACGGCAGATTTGCGTGGCTCGCAAGCCTCGCTGCGCCGACTGCACGCTGGAGAAGCTGTGCAACTCATCTGATAAGACCTGGACTTCACACTAA
- a CDS encoding chlorite dismutase family protein produces the protein MAQEMTETIAPKREAHETAKPAAASGRPASSYGAAAHDPSKPPVKRQIVAFSFYKVMPEWRRLPKEEKAKHKAEFAAVLSRWNKPGEFLSLTYSTVGTRGDVDMCVWSIGYAVDEMNQMRSELMGTALGGYLNSPHNFLAMTKRSQYQIDRADESEGESRGAIRPGGQKYIFIYPFWKTRPWYLLSMEERKRLMDEHIRIGLSYPRVKLNTTYSFGIDDQEFVVAFETNFPEDFVDLVQQLRETEISLYTLKDFPIFSCVRVPAEEMLNRLG, from the coding sequence ATGGCACAGGAAATGACCGAGACGATTGCACCGAAACGTGAAGCGCATGAGACAGCGAAGCCTGCGGCTGCTTCAGGACGGCCCGCGAGCAGCTATGGAGCGGCAGCGCATGATCCTTCGAAGCCGCCGGTGAAGCGGCAGATTGTGGCGTTCAGCTTCTATAAGGTGATGCCCGAGTGGCGTCGCCTGCCTAAGGAAGAGAAGGCAAAGCACAAGGCGGAGTTTGCCGCCGTTCTGTCTCGGTGGAACAAGCCGGGCGAGTTTCTTTCGCTGACCTATTCGACTGTGGGCACGCGCGGCGATGTGGATATGTGCGTCTGGTCGATTGGCTACGCCGTCGATGAGATGAACCAGATGCGCAGCGAGTTGATGGGTACGGCACTGGGCGGGTATCTCAACTCGCCGCACAATTTTCTGGCGATGACCAAGCGCTCGCAATACCAGATCGACCGCGCCGATGAGAGCGAAGGCGAGAGCCGCGGCGCGATTCGTCCCGGTGGACAGAAGTACATCTTTATCTATCCGTTCTGGAAGACGCGGCCTTGGTATCTGCTGTCGATGGAAGAGCGCAAGCGGCTGATGGATGAGCATATTCGCATTGGGTTGAGCTATCCGCGAGTGAAGCTGAATACGACTTACTCGTTCGGCATCGACGATCAGGAGTTCGTGGTGGCGTTTGAGACGAACTTCCCGGAGGATTTCGTTGATCTTGTGCAGCAGCTGCGCGAGACCGAGATCAGCTTGTACACGCTGAAGGACTTTCCGATCTTCAGTTGCGTTCGCGTGCCTGCGGAAGAGATGCTGAACCGGCTGGGATAA
- a CDS encoding DedA family protein, translating to MSEKIIALLVGAIASGGYLSVIVLMAIQSACIPIPSEVIMPLAGYALAHTQFQLIILATVASLASNLGSIPAYWVGARGGRPMVERYGSYLLLSRRDLNLVDHFFDRYGSITVLIGRMLPIVRTFIAFPAGVAKMNQVRFHIYTFIGSWPWCYVLAYVGMKLGAQFNTNPRFKEIFHRFHLGVEAVIVIGFIWFVVSHWKNRIRTEAA from the coding sequence ATGTCAGAAAAAATTATTGCCCTCCTCGTCGGCGCCATCGCCAGTGGTGGCTATCTGAGCGTCATCGTGCTCATGGCCATCCAGTCCGCCTGCATCCCCATTCCCTCCGAAGTCATCATGCCGCTGGCCGGCTACGCTCTGGCCCACACCCAGTTCCAGCTCATCATCCTGGCCACTGTGGCTTCGCTCGCCTCGAACCTCGGCTCCATCCCCGCCTACTGGGTAGGCGCTCGCGGAGGCCGTCCCATGGTCGAGCGCTACGGCAGTTATCTCCTCCTCAGCCGCCGCGACCTCAACCTCGTCGATCACTTCTTCGACCGCTACGGCTCCATCACCGTCCTCATCGGCAGAATGCTTCCCATCGTTCGCACCTTCATCGCCTTCCCGGCGGGCGTCGCGAAGATGAATCAGGTTCGCTTCCACATCTACACCTTCATCGGCTCATGGCCGTGGTGCTACGTGCTCGCGTATGTCGGTATGAAGCTTGGCGCGCAGTTCAACACCAACCCCCGCTTCAAAGAGATCTTCCACCGCTTCCACCTCGGCGTCGAAGCCGTCATCGTCATCGGCTTTATCTGGTTCGTCGTATCGCATTGGAAGAACCGCATCCGCACCGAAGCGGCATAG
- a CDS encoding TIGR03435 family protein, whose product MCVVFATPMAFCQPAGKLPEFEVASVKPSNPKGPAPVGLFTYPGGKVVASHYAVRYLLMDAFDIRKFQILGGPPWIDEDYYDVVGKPPSSSASIHSNPASFKSPPNQEQREMLQSLLIDRFHLRFHRESKQEPSYILERTGSTLKLEPPKDTTAYSWAGSPDGGRVAFGTGLAGKNISMAQLATRLSGIVGRPVVDRTGLEGSFDFEYRTGDNDPNADATATVATSLKHLGLQLKSAEEPMEIIVIDHIERPSEN is encoded by the coding sequence ATGTGTGTAGTATTTGCTACGCCTATGGCGTTCTGTCAGCCAGCCGGTAAGCTGCCGGAGTTTGAGGTTGCATCAGTCAAACCATCGAATCCAAAAGGCCCAGCACCGGTTGGCCTGTTCACCTATCCCGGAGGCAAGGTCGTCGCCAGTCACTACGCCGTGCGGTATCTGCTGATGGATGCGTTTGATATCAGGAAGTTCCAAATACTGGGTGGTCCGCCCTGGATCGATGAGGATTACTACGATGTTGTCGGCAAACCACCCTCATCTTCAGCAAGTATTCATTCCAATCCAGCCTCTTTCAAGAGTCCTCCAAACCAAGAGCAGCGCGAGATGCTGCAATCGCTTCTAATCGATCGTTTTCACCTGCGCTTCCATCGCGAGAGCAAGCAGGAGCCGAGCTATATCTTGGAGAGGACAGGCAGCACTTTGAAGCTAGAGCCTCCTAAAGACACGACTGCTTATTCATGGGCGGGAAGCCCGGACGGAGGGCGTGTGGCATTTGGTACGGGCCTAGCCGGGAAAAATATCTCAATGGCGCAACTGGCGACTCGTCTCAGCGGCATTGTGGGGCGCCCTGTTGTGGATAGGACCGGGCTGGAGGGTTCCTTCGATTTTGAATATCGAACGGGGGATAACGATCCAAACGCAGATGCCACTGCCACAGTTGCAACTTCGCTGAAGCATCTGGGATTGCAGTTGAAGTCAGCCGAGGAGCCAATGGAGATCATCGTGATCGATCATATTGAGCGGCCTTCGGAGAATTGA
- a CDS encoding inositol-3-phosphate synthase yields MSTPEAATPSAASIKPATGKLGVMVPGMGAVATTLIAGVEAVRRGLAKPIGSTTQMSTIRLGKRNEGRSPLIKDFVPIAQLDDLVFTGWDIFGGNLYDAAKTAQVLDNEQLEQIKPYLQSIEPMPAAFDQHYVKRLEGKKIKTGKNKCDLANQIRNDISEFKTKTDRQVMIWTGSTEIFIEPSAVHQTLEAFEKGLVEDDPNISPSMLYAWAALKEGIPFANGAPNLTVDIPALQELSKKMNAPICGKDFKTGQTFIKTVLAPAFKTRNLGVSGWYSTNILGNRDGEVLDDPESFKTKEESKLGVLDYIFQPELHPDLYKDLYHKVRINYYPPRGDNKEGWDNIDIFGWLGYPMQLKVDFLCRDSILAAPLALDLVLFMDLAARTPSLRGLGIQEWLSFYFKAPQHAEGLYPEHDLFIQHTKLKNTLRHIMGEDLITHLGLEYYDQ; encoded by the coding sequence ATGTCTACCCCCGAAGCCGCCACACCGAGCGCGGCCAGCATCAAGCCTGCAACTGGAAAATTGGGCGTCATGGTTCCCGGCATGGGAGCTGTCGCCACGACACTTATCGCCGGCGTAGAAGCCGTCCGCCGCGGGCTGGCCAAGCCCATCGGCTCAACCACGCAGATGAGCACCATTCGCCTCGGCAAGCGTAACGAAGGACGCAGCCCGCTCATCAAGGACTTCGTTCCCATCGCTCAGCTCGATGATCTCGTCTTTACCGGGTGGGACATCTTCGGCGGCAACCTCTACGACGCAGCCAAGACCGCGCAGGTGCTCGACAATGAGCAGCTCGAGCAGATCAAGCCCTACCTTCAGTCCATCGAGCCAATGCCCGCCGCCTTCGATCAGCACTACGTCAAGCGTCTTGAAGGCAAGAAGATCAAGACCGGCAAGAACAAGTGCGACCTCGCCAACCAGATTCGCAACGATATCTCCGAATTCAAAACCAAGACCGACCGGCAGGTGATGATCTGGACCGGCTCGACCGAGATCTTCATCGAGCCCAGCGCCGTTCACCAAACGCTCGAAGCCTTCGAGAAGGGCCTCGTCGAAGACGACCCGAACATCTCGCCCTCAATGCTCTACGCCTGGGCCGCCCTCAAGGAGGGCATTCCCTTCGCCAACGGCGCGCCGAATCTGACTGTTGATATTCCGGCATTGCAGGAGCTTTCGAAGAAGATGAACGCTCCCATCTGCGGCAAGGACTTCAAGACCGGGCAGACCTTCATCAAGACCGTACTTGCTCCAGCATTCAAAACCCGCAACCTTGGTGTAAGTGGTTGGTATTCCACGAACATTTTAGGCAACCGCGATGGCGAAGTGCTCGACGATCCGGAGTCCTTCAAGACCAAGGAAGAGTCCAAACTGGGCGTGCTGGACTATATCTTTCAGCCTGAGCTGCACCCCGATCTCTACAAGGATCTTTATCACAAGGTTCGCATTAACTATTACCCGCCACGTGGTGATAACAAAGAAGGTTGGGACAACATCGATATCTTCGGCTGGCTCGGTTATCCGATGCAGCTCAAGGTCGATTTCCTCTGCCGCGACTCGATTCTTGCAGCTCCTTTGGCGCTCGATCTGGTGCTCTTTATGGACCTTGCGGCACGTACGCCAAGCCTGCGCGGATTGGGCATCCAGGAGTGGTTGAGCTTCTACTTCAAGGCTCCGCAACATGCTGAAGGACTGTATCCGGAGCATGATTTATTCATTCAGCACACCAAGCTGAAGAACACGCTTCGACACATTATGGGCGAAGACCTCATCACCCATCTTGGGCTCGAATATTACGACCAGTAA
- a CDS encoding 3-deoxy-7-phosphoheptulonate synthase, translated as MTYPTNNLRIKSSRVVLPPIFLEEELPVTDNASRTVFDARRQIVDILNGQDDRLIVVVGPCSIHDPAAAREYAGLLKQAIAELSGELMLVMRVYFEKPRTTLGWKGLINDPYFDDSFRISDGLRIARRLLLDLAEMGVPAGTEFLDMITPQYMSDLVSWGAIGARTTESQVHRQLASGLSCPIGFKNGTSGNVQIAVEAILSANNPHTFLGTTETGQSAILLTSGNPDCHVILRGGRQVTNYDAESVASTAAQMEKAGVKPRIMIDFSHANSGKDHRKQALVSHSVSEQIATSKQRHIQGVMIESNLVAGAQSLVNGKELVYGQSITDACIDWAETQTLLRELAGAVRKHRELVRG; from the coding sequence CATCTTCCTTGAAGAAGAATTGCCCGTGACCGATAACGCCTCGCGCACCGTTTTTGACGCGCGTCGCCAGATCGTAGACATCCTCAACGGACAGGACGACCGCCTGATCGTCGTCGTCGGCCCCTGCTCCATCCACGACCCCGCCGCCGCCCGCGAGTACGCAGGTCTGCTGAAGCAGGCCATCGCAGAGCTCTCCGGCGAGCTCATGCTGGTGATGCGGGTCTACTTCGAAAAGCCGCGCACCACCCTCGGCTGGAAGGGACTCATCAACGATCCCTACTTCGACGACTCCTTCCGCATCAGCGACGGTCTGCGTATCGCCCGCCGCCTCCTGCTCGATCTCGCCGAGATGGGCGTTCCCGCCGGCACCGAGTTCCTCGACATGATCACGCCGCAGTACATGTCCGATCTCGTCAGCTGGGGAGCCATCGGCGCACGAACCACAGAGAGCCAGGTGCACCGCCAGCTCGCCTCCGGGCTCTCCTGCCCCATCGGCTTCAAGAACGGCACCTCAGGCAACGTTCAGATCGCGGTTGAGGCCATCCTCTCCGCAAACAATCCCCACACCTTTCTCGGAACTACGGAGACGGGACAATCCGCCATCCTTCTTACCTCCGGCAATCCCGACTGTCATGTCATCCTGCGCGGCGGCCGTCAAGTCACCAACTACGACGCCGAATCAGTCGCATCGACGGCAGCGCAGATGGAAAAGGCAGGCGTCAAGCCGCGCATCATGATCGACTTCAGCCATGCCAACAGCGGCAAAGATCATCGCAAGCAAGCGCTGGTCTCTCACTCCGTCTCCGAACAGATCGCAACCAGCAAGCAACGCCACATCCAGGGCGTCATGATCGAAAGCAATCTCGTCGCCGGTGCGCAGTCGCTCGTCAACGGCAAGGAGCTTGTCTATGGACAGAGCATCACCGACGCCTGCATCGACTGGGCCGAGACGCAGACGCTGCTGCGCGAACTGGCCGGAGCTGTCCGGAAGCACAGAGAGCTTGTTCGCGGATAA